A window from Burkholderiales bacterium encodes these proteins:
- a CDS encoding hypothetical protein (possible pseudo, frameshifted), producing MSNQVSDVLKAEVVLVIGANPTVNHPVAATWIKNAAKQGVKLIVADPRRTELARYATYFLQFKPDTDVALLNAMMYTIVEEGLVNEDFIRSRTEGFEALKKNVKGYSPERMAPVCGIPAETIREVARLYAKSKGSMILWGMGISQHVHGTDNARCLIALALMTGQVGRPGTGLHPLRGQNNVQGASDSGLIPMVFPDYQRVDDAEARARFEKLWGTRLDPKPGLTVVEIMNAILAGEIRGMYIMGENPAMSDPDLQHAREALARLEWLVVQDIFLTETAYLADVVLPASAWPEKTGTVTNTDRMVQLGRRALDLPGDARQDLWIIQEMAKRLGLEWRYEGPESGVRAVFEEMRRAMPSIAGITWERLEQESSVTYPCEKEGDPGQPVVFIDRFPTKTGRGRFVPADIVPAAERPDEEYPWVLITGRQLEHWHTGAMTRRAGVLDAIEPEPVASLHPLDLDALGVKPGDLVTVETRRGRIALFARAEESTPRGAVFIPFCFYEAAANLLTNPALDPYGKIPEFKYCAAKVRPGGEAPVHLSYGGGRSLAVA from the coding sequence GTGTCCAACCAGGTGAGCGACGTGCTGAAAGCTGAGGTGGTCCTGGTGATCGGCGCCAACCCGACGGTGAACCACCCGGTGGCCGCCACCTGGATCAAGAACGCGGCCAAGCAGGGGGTGAAACTCATCGTCGCCGACCCGCGCCGCACCGAGCTGGCCCGCTACGCCACCTATTTCCTGCAGTTCAAGCCCGACACCGATGTCGCCCTCCTGAATGCCATGATGTACACCATCGTGGAAGAGGGGCTGGTGAACGAGGACTTCATCCGCAGCCGCACGGAGGGGTTCGAAGCCCTGAAGAAAAACGTCAAAGGTTACAGCCCTGAGAGGATGGCGCCGGTGTGCGGCATTCCTGCCGAAACGATCCGGGAGGTGGCGCGCCTGTATGCCAAATCCAAAGGCTCCATGATCCTGTGGGGCATGGGCATCTCCCAGCACGTGCACGGCACCGACAACGCCCGCTGCCTGATCGCCCTCGCTCTGATGACGGGCCAAGTCGGGCGCCCGGGCACGGGGCTTCATCCTCTGCGCGGCCAGAACAACGTGCAGGGCGCTTCCGACTCGGGCCTGATCCCCATGGTGTTCCCGGACTACCAGCGGGTGGACGACGCCGAAGCCCGGGCGCGCTTCGAGAAGCTGTGGGGCACCCGCCTCGATCCCAAGCCCGGGCTCACCGTGGTGGAGATCATGAACGCGATCCTGGCGGGGGAAATCCGCGGCATGTACATCATGGGGGAGAACCCGGCCATGTCCGATCCGGACCTGCAGCACGCCCGGGAGGCCCTGGCGCGGCTGGAGTGGCTGGTAGTGCAGGACATCTTCCTCACCGAGACGGCCTATCTCGCCGACGTGGTGCTGCCCGCCTCCGCCTGGCCCGAGAAGACGGGTACCGTGACCAACACAGACCGCATGGTGCAACTCGGCCGACGTGCCCTGGATCTGCCGGGGGACGCCCGCCAGGACCTGTGGATCATCCAGGAGATGGCGAAACGGCTCGGACTCGAGTGGCGCTACGAGGGCCCAGAGAGCGGCGTTCGGGCGGTGTTCGAGGAGATGCGCCGGGCAATGCCCTCCATCGCCGGCATCACCTGGGAGCGGCTGGAGCAGGAAAGCTCGGTCACCTACCCGTGCGAGAAGGAGGGCGATCCGGGACAGCCGGTGGTCTTCATCGACCGCTTCCCCACCAAGACCGGCCGCGGCCGCTTCGTGCCGGCGGACATCGTCCCGGCGGCGGAGCGCCCGGACGAGGAATACCCGTGGGTGCTGATCACCGGCCGCCAGCTCGAGCACTGGCACACCGGCGCCATGACCCGGCGCGCGGGGGTGCTGGACGCCATCGAACCGGAACCGGTGGCCTCCCTCCATCCCCTGGATCTGGACGCCCTGGGCGTGAAACCCGGGGACCTGGTCACGGTGGAGACGCGCCGGGGCAGGATTGCCCTCTTCGCCCGCGCCGAGGAATCGACGCCGCGGGGAGCGGTGTTCATCCCGTTCTGCTTCTACGAGGCGGCGGCGAACCTGCTCACCAATCCCGCCCTGGACCCGTACGGGAAAATTCCCGAGTTCAAGTACTGCGCGGCCAAAGTGCGGCCCGGCGGCGAGGCTCCCGTCCACCTGAGCTACGGCGGCGGGCGCTCGCTGGCGGTGGCGTGA
- a CDS encoding hypothetical protein (possible pseudo, frameshifted) gives MKMTDLEVRPEAIRFKLNGKEVTGYSNETILQTAKRYGIEIPHLCYKEGLRPDGNCRACMVEVKGERVLAPSCCRRPAPGMEVATDSERALHSQKMVLELLLSDMPQEQYTLESELDQWARKLRVGKPRFAPRPQVSPDLSHPAMAVRLDACIQCTRCLRACREEQVNDVIGYAFRGDRSKIVFDFDDPMGASTCVACGECVQACPTGALMPARDVGLQQADKTVDSVCPYCGVGCLLTYHVKDNKILYVTGRDGPANHGRLCVKGRYGFDYVHHRQRLTKPLIRKPGAPKSADFVVDPEHWREVFREATWEEALDLAAGKLKADPGRPRQARPGRVRLGQGVQRGGLPVPEAGAHGLRQQQRGPLHPPVPRLQRGGAPGGHRQRGRVQPGERRAES, from the coding sequence ATGAAGATGACCGACCTGGAAGTCCGGCCCGAAGCGATCCGATTCAAGCTGAACGGGAAGGAGGTCACCGGCTACAGCAACGAGACGATCCTGCAGACGGCCAAGCGCTACGGGATCGAGATTCCCCACCTGTGCTACAAGGAGGGCCTGCGGCCCGACGGCAACTGCCGCGCCTGCATGGTGGAGGTCAAGGGGGAGCGGGTGCTGGCGCCCTCCTGCTGCCGGCGGCCTGCGCCCGGCATGGAAGTTGCGACCGACAGCGAGCGGGCCCTGCACTCCCAGAAGATGGTGCTGGAGCTCCTGCTCTCCGACATGCCGCAGGAGCAGTACACCCTCGAGTCCGAGCTGGACCAATGGGCGCGCAAGCTCCGGGTGGGCAAGCCCCGCTTCGCCCCCCGCCCCCAGGTGTCGCCGGACCTGTCCCACCCGGCGATGGCGGTGCGGCTCGACGCCTGCATCCAGTGCACCCGCTGCCTGCGCGCCTGCCGCGAGGAGCAGGTGAACGACGTGATCGGCTACGCGTTCCGCGGCGACCGCTCCAAGATCGTGTTCGACTTCGATGACCCGATGGGCGCGAGCACCTGCGTGGCGTGCGGCGAGTGCGTCCAGGCGTGCCCGACGGGGGCGCTGATGCCGGCCCGGGACGTGGGGCTCCAGCAGGCGGACAAGACCGTGGACTCGGTCTGCCCCTACTGCGGCGTGGGATGCCTGCTCACCTATCACGTGAAGGACAACAAGATCCTCTATGTGACCGGGCGCGATGGCCCCGCAAACCACGGGCGGCTGTGCGTGAAGGGACGCTATGGGTTCGACTACGTGCATCACCGGCAGCGCTTGACCAAGCCCCTCATCCGCAAGCCCGGCGCGCCCAAGTCCGCGGACTTCGTGGTGGACCCGGAGCACTGGCGGGAGGTATTCCGCGAAGCGACGTGGGAGGAGGCGCTGGATCTGGCCGCCGGCAAGCTCAAGGCAGATCCGGGACGCCCACGGCAAGCACGCCCTGGCCGGGTTCGGCTCGGCCAAGGGGTCCAACGAGGAGGCCTACCTGTTCCAGAAGCTGGTGCGCACGGGCTTCGGCAGCAACAACGTGGACCACTGCACCCGCCTGTGCCACGCCTCCAGCGTGGCGGCGCTCCTGGAGGGCATCGGCAGCGGGGCCGTGTCCAACCAGGTGAGCGACGTGCTGAAAGCTGA
- a CDS encoding NADH-quinone oxidoreductase subunit F: MNDRTIFSTGSREGGDHRHRVRPTPKGRTVDPKALEEVRALLGEEPRRRDLLIEHLHKIQDAYGHLSAAHLAALAREMNLALTEVFEVATFYHHFDVVKEGDAAPPAVTVRVCESLSCELAGAHELMAQLKKQLGPGVRVIPAPCVGRCAGAPVAVVGQKPIEGAEVERVLAAVARRELKDSPPRGITYQEYRAQGGYRLLAECLAGKHDPEKFLKTMEDSGLRGLGGAGFPAGRKWRIVRGEPAPRLMAVNIDEGEPGTFKDRYYLERDPHRFLEGAIIAAWVCGVSEIYIYLRDEYHGCREMLARELKALQQDPPCALPPIHLRRGAGAYICGEESAMIESIEGKRGMPRLRPPYVAQVGLFGRPTLEHNFETLYWIRDILEKGAGWYTSHGRHGRTGLRSFSVSGRVKEPGVKLAPAGITVKELIEEYCGGMLDGHEFYAYLPGGASGGILPASMGDIPLDFGTLEPHGCFIGSMAVIVLSDKDRARDAARNLMAFFHDESCGQCTPCRVGTAKALALLEKPEWDVPLLEELSRAMMDASICGLGQAAPNPVKSVIKFFPKEIE; encoded by the coding sequence ATGAACGATCGAACCATCTTCTCGACCGGTTCCCGCGAAGGCGGCGACCATCGCCACCGGGTGCGGCCGACGCCCAAAGGCCGCACCGTCGATCCCAAGGCGCTGGAGGAAGTACGCGCCCTGCTGGGGGAGGAGCCCCGGCGCCGGGATCTCCTCATCGAGCATCTGCACAAGATCCAGGACGCCTATGGCCATCTCTCGGCGGCCCACCTGGCGGCCCTCGCCCGGGAGATGAACCTGGCCCTCACGGAGGTCTTCGAGGTGGCCACCTTCTACCATCACTTCGACGTGGTGAAGGAGGGCGATGCGGCTCCGCCCGCGGTCACGGTGCGAGTGTGCGAATCCCTCTCCTGCGAGCTGGCGGGGGCCCATGAGCTGATGGCCCAGCTCAAAAAGCAATTGGGTCCCGGCGTGCGCGTCATTCCAGCGCCGTGCGTCGGCCGCTGCGCCGGCGCACCGGTGGCCGTGGTAGGTCAGAAACCGATTGAGGGGGCGGAAGTCGAGCGGGTGCTCGCGGCGGTGGCGCGTCGGGAACTCAAGGACTCGCCCCCTAGAGGCATCACCTATCAGGAGTACCGCGCCCAGGGAGGCTACCGGCTGCTGGCCGAATGCCTGGCGGGCAAGCACGATCCGGAGAAGTTCCTCAAGACCATGGAGGACTCGGGCTTAAGGGGGCTCGGCGGGGCCGGTTTCCCGGCCGGGCGCAAGTGGCGCATCGTGCGCGGAGAACCTGCGCCGCGGCTGATGGCGGTCAACATCGACGAAGGCGAGCCCGGGACCTTCAAGGATCGCTACTACCTGGAGCGGGACCCCCACCGGTTCCTGGAAGGGGCCATCATCGCCGCCTGGGTGTGCGGCGTCTCCGAGATCTACATCTACCTGCGGGACGAGTACCACGGCTGCCGGGAGATGCTGGCGCGGGAGCTCAAGGCCCTCCAGCAGGATCCCCCCTGTGCCCTGCCCCCGATCCACCTGCGCCGCGGCGCGGGCGCCTACATCTGCGGGGAAGAGTCGGCAATGATCGAATCCATCGAAGGCAAGCGAGGCATGCCCCGGCTGCGCCCCCCCTACGTAGCCCAGGTGGGCCTGTTCGGCCGCCCCACCCTGGAGCACAACTTCGAGACCCTCTACTGGATCAGGGATATCCTGGAAAAGGGCGCCGGCTGGTACACCTCCCATGGTCGCCACGGGCGCACGGGCCTGCGCTCCTTTTCGGTGAGCGGCCGGGTCAAGGAGCCGGGGGTGAAGCTGGCGCCGGCCGGCATCACGGTGAAAGAGCTGATCGAGGAGTACTGCGGCGGCATGCTGGACGGCCACGAGTTCTACGCCTATCTACCCGGCGGGGCCTCCGGCGGGATCCTGCCCGCCTCCATGGGGGACATTCCCCTCGATTTCGGCACCCTGGAGCCCCACGGCTGCTTCATCGGCTCCATGGCGGTGATCGTGCTCTCGGACAAAGATCGGGCGCGGGACGCCGCCCGCAACCTGATGGCCTTTTTCCACGACGAATCCTGCGGCCAGTGCACGCCCTGCCGCGTGGGCACCGCCAAGGCCCTCGCCCTTCTGGAGAAGCCCGAGTGGGACGTGCCGCTACTGGAGGAGCTGTCCCGAGCCATGATGGACGCCTCCATCTGCGGCCTGGGCCAGGCGGCGCCGAACCCGGTGAAGAGCGTGATCAAGTTCTTTCCCAAGGAAATCGAATAA
- the sucD gene encoding succinate--CoA ligase [ADP-forming] subunit alpha: MSILIDKNTRVITQGITGKTGQFHTKMCREYANGRNCFVAGVNPKRAGENFEGIPIFATVKEAKAETGATASVIYVPPAGAAEAIWEAVEADLDLVICITEGIPVRDMIVVRDRMRKQNRKTLLVGPNCPGVITPDEIKIGIMPGHIHRKGPVGVVSRSGTLTYEAVAQLMELGLGQSTCVGIGGDPVNGLKHVDVLKMFNEDPATEAVIMVGEIGGSDEETAALWVKENMKKPVVGFIAGVTAPPGKRMGHAGAIISGGKGTAAEKIAVMEECGIKVTRNPAEMGKLARSVLK; encoded by the coding sequence ATGAGCATCCTGATCGACAAGAATACCCGGGTCATCACCCAGGGCATCACCGGCAAAACCGGCCAGTTCCACACCAAGATGTGCCGGGAGTACGCCAACGGCCGGAACTGCTTCGTCGCCGGGGTGAACCCGAAGCGGGCGGGCGAGAATTTCGAGGGTATCCCCATTTTCGCCACGGTCAAGGAGGCCAAAGCCGAGACCGGGGCGACCGCTTCGGTCATCTACGTGCCCCCGGCGGGCGCGGCGGAGGCGATCTGGGAGGCGGTGGAGGCCGACCTGGATCTGGTGATCTGCATCACCGAGGGCATCCCGGTGCGCGACATGATCGTGGTGCGGGACCGCATGCGCAAGCAGAACCGCAAGACCCTGCTGGTGGGCCCCAACTGCCCGGGGGTCATCACGCCGGACGAGATCAAGATCGGCATCATGCCCGGCCACATCCACAGGAAGGGCCCGGTGGGGGTGGTGTCCCGCTCCGGGACGCTTACCTACGAGGCGGTCGCCCAGCTCATGGAGCTCGGGCTAGGCCAGTCCACCTGCGTCGGCATCGGGGGCGACCCGGTCAACGGCTTGAAGCACGTGGACGTGCTCAAGATGTTCAACGAGGACCCCGCCACCGAGGCGGTGATCATGGTGGGCGAGATCGGCGGCTCGGACGAGGAGACCGCCGCCTTGTGGGTGAAAGAAAACATGAAGAAGCCGGTGGTGGGCTTCATCGCCGGGGTAACTGCGCCGCCCGGCAAGCGCATGGGACACGCGGGCGCCATCATCTCCGGCGGCAAGGGCACCGCCGCCGAAAAGATCGCGGTGATGGAGGAGTGCGGCATCAAGGTGACGCGCAACCCCGCCGAGATGGGCAAGCTGGCCAGGTCGGTGCTCAAGTGA
- the sucC gene encoding succinate--CoA ligase [ADP-forming] subunit beta → MKIHEYQAKEILRKYGVAAPRGFPCFSVDEALEAAKKLGGPVWVVKAQIHAGGRGKGGGVKLAKSLDEVRARASEILGMRLVTHQTGPEGRIVKRLLIEEGADIRKELYVGMVVDRVTQRVCLMASSEGGMDIEEVAAKTPEKIHKVFIDPETGLKAEEADEVARKIGIPEGSISKARAVLQGLYRAFWECDASLAEINPLILTGDGSVLALDAKMNFDDNALFRHPEIVEMRDLDEEDPLEIEASKYDLSYISLDGNIGCLVNGAGLAMATMDTIKLFGGEPANFLDVGGGATTEKVTEAFKIMLKNPKIKAILVNIFGGIMRCDVIAEGVVAAAKQVHLSVPLVVRMKGTNEDIGKRILAESGLPIISADNMAEAAQKVVAAAGRA, encoded by the coding sequence ATGAAAATCCACGAGTATCAGGCCAAGGAAATCCTGAGGAAGTACGGGGTCGCGGCGCCCCGCGGTTTTCCCTGCTTCAGCGTCGACGAGGCGCTGGAGGCGGCAAAGAAGCTGGGCGGACCCGTCTGGGTGGTCAAGGCCCAGATCCACGCGGGCGGTCGGGGCAAAGGGGGCGGCGTCAAGCTGGCCAAATCCCTTGACGAGGTCCGGGCGCGGGCCTCGGAAATCCTGGGCATGCGGCTGGTCACCCACCAGACCGGTCCCGAGGGGCGCATCGTCAAGCGGCTCTTGATCGAAGAGGGCGCCGACATCCGCAAAGAGCTCTACGTAGGCATGGTGGTGGACCGGGTGACCCAGCGGGTCTGCCTGATGGCCAGCTCCGAAGGGGGCATGGACATCGAGGAGGTGGCGGCCAAGACCCCGGAAAAAATCCACAAGGTGTTCATCGATCCCGAAACCGGGCTGAAAGCCGAAGAGGCGGACGAGGTGGCGCGCAAGATCGGCATCCCGGAAGGCTCCATCTCCAAGGCCCGGGCCGTGCTGCAGGGCCTGTACCGGGCCTTCTGGGAGTGCGACGCCTCCCTGGCCGAGATCAATCCGCTGATTCTCACTGGGGACGGAAGCGTGCTGGCGCTGGACGCCAAGATGAACTTCGACGACAACGCGCTCTTCCGTCACCCGGAAATCGTGGAGATGCGGGACCTGGACGAGGAAGATCCCCTGGAGATCGAGGCGTCCAAGTATGACCTGTCCTACATTTCCCTGGACGGCAACATCGGCTGCCTGGTCAACGGCGCGGGCCTCGCCATGGCCACCATGGACACCATCAAGCTCTTCGGCGGCGAGCCGGCCAACTTCCTGGACGTGGGCGGCGGCGCCACTACCGAAAAAGTGACCGAGGCCTTCAAGATCATGCTGAAGAATCCCAAGATCAAGGCGATCTTGGTCAATATCTTCGGCGGCATCATGCGCTGCGACGTGATCGCCGAAGGGGTGGTGGCAGCGGCCAAGCAGGTCCATCTGAGCGTGCCGTTGGTGGTGCGCATGAAGGGCACCAACGAGGATATCGGCAAGCGGATCCTGGCCGAATCGGGCCTGCCCATCATTTCCGCCGACAACATGGCCGAAGCCGCCCAGAAAGTCGTCGCGGCCGCTGGCCGCGCTTGA